Proteins from a single region of Leuconostoc gasicomitatum LMG 18811:
- a CDS encoding NAD(P)H-dependent glycerol-3-phosphate dehydrogenase, producing the protein MTKIAVLGAGSWGTALANTAAENGHDVRLWTHNLNQVEEINQQHTNSKYLPHATLVDALVATNDMFLAIENVEIVLSVVPTKAVREVAKKLATALEEQAHTVILAHATKGLEQGSYKRISEMIAEEVPEAYRSALVVISGPSHAEDVIKHDLTAVSIGSSDESAAKLLQKALSNETFRAYTNHDLLGSELFAALKNIVAIASGALIGLGYGVNAQAALLTRSLVEMRDLGAAMGAKPETLYELAGIGDLIVTGMSPNSRNYRAGLGLGKGKNVQQVTEEMGMVIEGVNTTKAVYDFSKMYHVDMPITSAVYQVLYENKPLRTAVADLMARPLKSED; encoded by the coding sequence ATGACTAAGATAGCAGTACTTGGTGCCGGGTCCTGGGGAACAGCATTAGCAAATACAGCCGCTGAAAATGGGCATGATGTGCGCCTGTGGACACATAATCTTAATCAAGTTGAAGAAATAAACCAGCAACATACGAATAGTAAGTATCTACCTCATGCAACTTTAGTTGACGCGCTAGTAGCAACAAATGATATGTTTTTGGCAATTGAAAATGTTGAAATTGTATTGAGCGTGGTGCCTACAAAGGCTGTGCGCGAGGTAGCTAAAAAATTAGCAACTGCCCTAGAAGAACAGGCACATACGGTGATTTTAGCACATGCTACCAAGGGTCTAGAACAAGGATCATATAAGCGCATATCTGAAATGATTGCAGAAGAAGTACCAGAAGCCTATCGTTCAGCGCTGGTTGTTATCTCCGGGCCGTCGCACGCAGAAGATGTGATCAAACATGATTTAACAGCTGTTTCAATTGGCAGTTCAGACGAATCAGCAGCTAAATTATTGCAAAAAGCTTTGTCAAACGAGACTTTCCGTGCTTATACGAATCATGATTTACTTGGTTCAGAGTTGTTTGCGGCTCTAAAAAATATTGTGGCAATTGCTTCTGGCGCTTTAATTGGTTTAGGATATGGTGTCAATGCACAAGCAGCCTTATTAACAAGAAGCTTAGTGGAAATGCGTGACTTGGGAGCAGCTATGGGCGCTAAACCAGAAACTCTGTATGAACTTGCAGGTATTGGTGATTTAATTGTAACAGGTATGTCACCAAATTCACGTAATTATCGTGCGGGTCTAGGCTTAGGTAAAGGGAAAAATGTGCAACAAGTGACAGAAGAAATGGGCATGGTAATTGAAGGTGTAAATACAACAAAAGCTGTGTATGACTTTTCAAAAATGTATCATGTTGACATGCCAATTACGTCTGCAGTTTATCAAGTCTTATATGAAAACAAACCTCTGCGTACTGCGGTCGCAGATTTGATGGCAAGGCCGTTGAAATCTGAAGATTAA
- the galU gene encoding UTP--glucose-1-phosphate uridylyltransferase GalU, with the protein MKPVRKAIIPAAGLGTRFLPATKALAKEMLPIVDTPTIEYIVREAIASGIEDIVIVDGKSKRSIEDHFDSNPELENNLRDKGKDELLKIVQETTDINMYFIRQSHPKGLGDAVLTAKAFIGDEPFVVLLGDDLMEDDVPLTKQLIQRYEETGESTLAVMKVPHDQVSEYGVIDPAAEASDGLYRVKSFVEKPKPEDAPSDLAIIGRYLLTPEIFEELENTQPGKGNEIQLTDAIDSLNNRQHVYAHEFKGSRYDIGSKIGFLETNIEFGLKHPQTKDQLRAYIKELAAKL; encoded by the coding sequence ATGAAACCAGTACGTAAAGCAATTATACCAGCAGCAGGATTAGGAACACGGTTTTTGCCGGCTACAAAAGCATTAGCTAAAGAAATGTTACCAATTGTTGATACACCAACAATAGAATATATTGTGCGCGAGGCAATTGCTTCAGGAATTGAAGACATTGTGATTGTTGACGGTAAATCAAAACGTTCAATTGAAGATCATTTTGATTCAAATCCCGAACTAGAAAATAATTTACGTGACAAAGGGAAAGATGAACTACTAAAAATTGTACAAGAAACAACTGACATTAATATGTACTTTATTCGTCAGTCTCATCCTAAGGGACTCGGAGATGCTGTGTTGACAGCAAAAGCTTTTATTGGGGATGAACCCTTTGTTGTCCTACTTGGTGATGATTTAATGGAAGATGATGTACCATTAACGAAACAGTTAATCCAACGTTATGAAGAGACGGGAGAATCAACTTTAGCGGTGATGAAAGTACCGCATGATCAAGTCTCTGAGTATGGCGTGATCGATCCTGCAGCAGAAGCCTCTGATGGCCTATATCGTGTTAAATCCTTTGTTGAAAAACCAAAGCCAGAAGATGCACCATCAGACTTGGCTATTATTGGTCGATATCTATTGACACCAGAAATTTTTGAAGAATTAGAAAACACACAACCGGGTAAGGGAAACGAAATTCAATTAACGGATGCTATCGATTCATTAAATAATCGTCAACATGTCTATGCGCATGAATTTAAGGGTAGTCGTTATGATATTGGATCAAAAATTGGTTTTTTGGAAACAAACATTGAATTTGGTCTGAAACACCCACAAACAAAAGATCAGTTACGTGCATATATTAAAGAACTAGCAGCCAAGCTGTGA
- the trxB gene encoding thioredoxin-disulfide reductase: MAKDKQYDVVIIGAGPAGMTAATYASRANLSVLMLDRGIYGGQMNNTAEVENYPGFDSILGPDLSEKMYASSTRFGAEYGFGTVENIEIDGHNKIINTDMGRYIAKAIIIATGSEHVHLGADGEEAYQGRGVSYCAVCDGAFFRDEDVVIVGGGDSAIEEGLYLTNIAKSVTVLHRRDSLRAQKIIQDRAFANDKMSFRWHTEVIEITGDSDKVTGVRVIDNQTHEVSQINTSGVFVYVGLKPNTQGFENLDITNDDGWVITDEQMRTGIPGVFAVGDVRAKELRQITTAVGDGSIAGQGVYDYISALPAAVNEQVI; encoded by the coding sequence ATGGCAAAAGATAAACAGTACGATGTTGTGATTATCGGTGCAGGACCTGCCGGAATGACAGCTGCTACCTATGCTTCGCGCGCGAATCTATCTGTGTTGATGTTAGATCGTGGTATTTATGGTGGTCAAATGAATAATACTGCTGAGGTTGAAAATTATCCTGGTTTTGATTCGATTTTAGGACCGGACTTGTCAGAAAAAATGTATGCATCTTCAACACGTTTTGGCGCTGAATATGGCTTTGGCACAGTAGAAAATATTGAAATAGACGGACATAACAAAATTATTAATACTGACATGGGTCGTTATATTGCAAAAGCTATTATTATTGCTACTGGGTCGGAACATGTTCATTTAGGCGCTGATGGTGAAGAAGCTTATCAGGGGCGTGGTGTCAGTTACTGTGCTGTATGTGATGGTGCTTTTTTCCGAGATGAGGATGTTGTCATTGTTGGTGGCGGAGATTCTGCTATTGAGGAAGGTCTATATCTAACAAACATAGCAAAATCAGTCACGGTCTTGCATCGTCGAGATAGTTTGCGTGCTCAAAAGATTATTCAAGACCGCGCTTTTGCAAATGATAAAATGTCATTTCGTTGGCATACAGAAGTGATAGAAATTACCGGTGATAGCGACAAAGTTACTGGTGTTCGTGTGATTGATAACCAGACGCATGAAGTATCTCAAATCAACACGAGTGGTGTTTTTGTGTATGTTGGTTTGAAACCTAATACGCAAGGTTTTGAAAACCTAGATATCACCAATGATGATGGTTGGGTCATTACTGACGAGCAGATGCGGACAGGCATTCCTGGCGTATTTGCAGTGGGGGATGTTCGTGCCAAAGAGTTACGTCAAATTACAACAGCTGTCGGTGACGGTAGTATTGCAGGTCAAGGTGTTTACGACTATATTAGTGCACTACCAGCCGCAGTAAATGAACAAGTCATCTAA